In the Arachis hypogaea cultivar Tifrunner chromosome 20, arahy.Tifrunner.gnm2.J5K5, whole genome shotgun sequence genome, tatgtcccaccttcttacagaagaaataggttgaaacttgatcctgtttcttagccCTTTTCTACTGAGAAGGCacatccgcagtagtatcacgctttcttttatactgagaagatgaagccatgtaagcactttcagtcttatcttgctgtagcctctcttcttcttgcacacagtgagatataagctcatttaatgaccaagtgtccttcagagtgttataactcactttgaattgcccaaagtgtgcaggaaggGAGATCAAAATGAAATACacgagtaaatcttcagacaattctaactttagtgctttcaattttgaagcaagatgagacatttccataatgtactcccttatgttccctttacttttatacctcatggagacaagtttgctcaaaaggcTACTTGCCTCCACCTTTTCATTCTTAGCAAAGAATTTTTTAACATCTTttaggaactgtttggcatctttatcctcagtaattgagccccgaaacgcctcaggaattgagcgtttcataatcataatgctcattcgattggatctctcccacttctctattttaacctcattaaAATTTTCTGGTGTGGAAGTGGATTTCTCCTCTCGAAGAACTATATCCAGATCCATACAACTGAGGACAATCTCCATggtatccttccaaactttaaagtttgaactattcagcataggaatactgctaatttaTGTAGAAACATTGGTAGTTAAAGGcatagtttctggattagaacaaaagaacatgcagtaaatattagttaaataatgaaaaaaaatccatattgagatatctagaacaacattaattttcaatctttggatagaaaaattaactgtaagtgatactctcattgcaataatcaaatattgtcaaaaattcctgtcacacattaagcctttctttggaccgactaaacgcgcacatggaaacttaaacttcacAACCTATTTATTATcacatatattttctattaattggccaaacaacaaccttcctttgggccgattattgatcgcataattaataaaaaaataaacaaaagtgtgcaatgcttattatttggccaaataataaattTCCTTTGAACCGATTATTGTTCtcataaataataagcattactttattcttaattagttacccaaACATGTATTTACCATCAATATGTGTATATAGTTCTGCCAAATATGGACCTTCCTTTGGACTGACTAATATTCACATGAATTACATATCACCATATTCctaatgttttaaataaatcaattttcacaaaagaggctactttggtagcataatgttcaatcaatttatttcaaaaccaaatctttataaaataagtgggtataataatccaaattgttactaatttttttaggtaacaatttaaaaaaatatttaaattgtaaaaaaaatttaaattttaatgatgTCTTTTCAgaccttaaaaaaaatataattataactgaattcatgtgccaaaaaatttttttgattcattaaaattaaaattaatcattatataaattaaatgccAAATCGATATAAATATACTTTAATGTATAATCAAACAATGATAATGTTTATcaacatacatacatattaaTATGTCTATACACACATATAAAAAATTCATGATACATcagtaaacatatatatatatatatatatatatatatatatatataattaaattatatatatatatataatttcacgaAGCGTGCAGCAATTTTATATGTAATGTAAAcaatgcatatgtatatatttatctaataaaataaaatcaaatattttttataattaaattatgatGGCTCTGATACTACATGTTAGAATAAATTATTTCAATAACTCAGATCATctatattgaatcaccaaaaaataTTATAATGCAAAAGCGTACTTTACTCATAGAAATTAGGAATTAGAGATCAGAAATTGATGGAAGAATTGTCtcaatcttgtggttctttctatcttcctcaaccaaagccttcggTATCCCTAGGCAGCTGAattgcaactcttttgatgggaaaAAAGCGATAAAGATGACTTTGGTATGTTGGGGACCAAAACCCTGAatgcactatttatatttgagcatgacacccattaaaccctaaaacctaaataaaatagtatctaaagttcaaaagataatatatctaaaatctaaaagataattatctaaagaacaaaagataatatctgattttattctcatttaattccaaatcaaaagtaattatgacttattcaatttaacatttataacaataaatgagatcaccgttatataagtcatttaatttgaaatagcgtaatttgtgattataattaatatatgtattacccacaaataaattaagaaattaatataccAGGTATTTTCACAATATAGCTTCAACAAGAAGGAGGAATAACAGGATTGATACATTGGTAATTAATGGAATGTTAGTCAGAAATCAAGCAAGAATAAAAATTACTATCAGAGAGTTCTACAAGAATTTGTATCATCAGGAGGAGTCTCCTTTCGTGAGTTTTAGAGATGGACTGGTGAATTTAATAGCTGAAGAAGATGTGGCAGCTCTGGAGGTATTACCGTCGTTTGAGGAGATTAAAGAAGTTGTGTGGGACTGTGAACCTTCTAGGGCACCAGGTAGTGACGAGTACAACATGAACTTCATCAAGAAGTGTTGGGATGAAATTGGAGCTGAATTCATGACAGTTGTGTTAGGGTTCTTTCAGACATCTAGACTACCGAAAAACTCGAATTAATCTCACATGGGTAgctttggcgccaaagtttgtTGGGGCCAAGGAGATCAAGGACCTGCGACCAATTAGCATGGTTGGTTGTGTGTATAAAGTGATTTCTAAGATTTTGGTTAGGAGGATGAGATTAGTTATGCCAGGTCTGGTTAGCGAGACTCAGAGTGCGTTATTGCTTGTGAAACTGTGCATTGGCTCAAATCGAGGAAGAAGGAAGCGGCTATAATCAAGTTGGATTTTCAAAAGGCATATGATAAGGTCAAATGGCAGTTTGTAGACATTGTCCTACAGAAGATGGGTTTTGGGCGCAGGTGGAGGGAGTGGGTTATGGAGTGTGTTGGCACATCTACTATGTCAGTGTTGATAAATGGATCACCAACTAAGCCGTTCAAGATGGATAGAGGTTTGAGACAAGGTGATTCTCTTTCTCCTTTCCTGTTTGTACTTGTTGTTGATATCCTACATAGGATGATTGGGGAGGCTGTCAGAAATGGTTCATATCTCCTTTATTCGTTGGGAGAGACAACATAGAACTGTCACATCTTCAGTTCGCTGATGACACTGTGTTGTTCTGTCTGCTAGAGGAGGAGTCCATTAAGAACTACAAAAGGCTTCTTCGCTGCTTCGAACTGATGTCGGGGTTAAGTATCAATTTTGAGAAATCCAGTTTGATACCTATCAATTGTGATCAACTTTGGGTACAGAGCATGTGTAGTTTGCTGGGGTGTAAGAAAGCTGCTCTTTCGGTTAAATACCTGGGGATCCCTCTAGATGCGAATCCGAGACTGGTCAAGACTTGGAAGCTAATAATAGACAAACTGGAGGAGAAGCTAAGCCTATGAAAATCTAAGGTACTTAATAAAGCAGGAAAGCTAGTACTCATTAAGTCTGTTTTAAATAGTTTGCCAGTGTATTATTTAAGCCTATATAAGATGTCGAAGGCTGTTGCGGAGAAACTAATTTCATTACAAAGGAGATTTTTCGGGGAAAGGAGGATGGGGGGAATGGCATGGCTTTGGTTAGATGGGAAGTGGTCCAAGCTCCGAAGAGGCTAGGCGGGCTAGGAGTCAGTGATGCGATGATCCGCAATACAGCCttgttgtttaagtggtggtggaggttctCTAAAGAGGAGTGTCCGTTGTGGAAGAAAGTAGTTTGCTCTTGTAATAATCTCTCCCCTAACCAGCTCTTATCAATCCAGGAGTTACCTACTAGAGGGGCCATGGAAGGACATTTATCAGATACAGATAAAGGAGCAATCTATAAGAGATAAGATGATAACTGGCTTGGCAATGGAGATTGGTGATGGCAGGAGGACTCACTTTTGGGAATATGTTTGGTTAAGTTGCGGTTCTCTGAAGGAGAGGTTTCCACGACTATTCTCGGTTTCAACCCAAAAAGGCTTTGTCATAGGGACAGAGAGTTGGAACTTCTAATGAAGGCGTCAGCTACTCCAATGAGAGTTGGAACTTCTGAATCAATTACACGAAACCTTGAGGCCGGTTAAACTAGCCTGGGACAAAGAGGATAgagttgtctgaaagtttgacaGGCAAGGTGTATTTTCTACTAACTTCTTTGTGCAGGTATTATAGGGGGAGACGCTTCCGGAGGACGTAACTAGCGATAGCTTTACCAAGTCTATTTGGAAAGGCTTAGTCCCTCCAAGAGTTAAGATATTTATTTGGTTTGGTTTGATAGGTAGAGTGAATACAAAGAAAGACTGTGTCAACTAGGAATTGTCAATCAGGGTGATAATGTGTGTGTTCTATGTAATAAGGATGTTGAATATGTCTGCCACCTATTTCTTGGTTGTGAATTTACATGGCAGGTATGGTGCGCGTGGTTATCTGAATTTGGCAAGCAATGGTCCCTTCTGGGTACTTTAAAGGAACACTTTCAAAGTTAGACAGGTGTTACAACGAGGAAGGAGGAAAGTAAGAAGTGGTTCATAAGTTTCTTTGCAGTAATTTGGAACGTCTGGCTGGAAAGGAATAGGAGATTATTTCAGAATACAGAAAAACGTGTTGAAGAGATCATCCACATGACTACGCTTAGCTACAAGGAGTGGAGGAGCGACGatcccttttgttgttgatggcaatgccagagATGACATGGGGATATGTATCGGTTTGTGAAATGTAGGTAGTTTTTATaggcattttatttttattgttttatgtCTTAAACGCTCCACGTGTGTGTTGAGTTCttattgattcaaaaaaaaaaatttttctaacaATACCTAAATACTATTACATATCAGCATATCTAATCTTattattaacatatatttttaaaataaatttaaaaataatatattattatttattaaaataaaaaaataaatactttatataattaaaataaaatattaaaaataattaaaaaatttaatttatattttaatattaataaaatatttttttaatattttatattttatatatatgtattctcctgttttataaaatttgaaaattcgtACGGTGACGTATCTTGTATTATATTGTCCTTTCAGAGTCATCATTGAACTTTGAATATATACCTTCAAAAAATTTCCCAAGCATGTAAATCTATAACCATGTTTATGCGCTCAATGAGATTAAATTTCTCCCCAATTTTAATACATGTCATGCGTGAATCAATATAATATAGTAATCCCATCATCTTATTTGATTCTCGCTTCTCTTTTATCTACCATTTAAATTAATCTACTACCTCTGGGTTGGACtctaccattatatatatatatataacacttttACATATatagtttattttaattatgtttgtatATTTTATGTTGCAATTATTTGGActttatagatattttttaaataaattaattaaatattttattcatttaaatacgtaatttaaagaatatttactaattgtattatattatttattttatttatattataaataagataaatatacaaatattttatttatattataaatgaaataaattaattcttttttaagttatattttggatgcaaatgatatatatgtaaaaattttaattgatcatattttatttatatagtaAACAAAATATTTGTATATTACACTGTAAATCAATTATGAGTATTCGGAGGTATAAACAATTTAATccctcaaaataaaaaaaagtatttaagatatgatttgaattaattcacaaagtaaaatttgatataatttattaCTATCTCAATCGAATTAGATTGATttactattaaaatttagatataatataatttaaattaaaaaataatttaaaatttagtgagAAGTTAATGCTATTGtaataaacgaaaaaaaataatcTAGTTCATAAAAAAGAGTGAATACTCCACCCGATTCTGATAATTATTTCGAAAGGACAACAAGACCtccaaaaaaaaaacccaatccaattcttaattttttttggaactgATTagtcctgtgccaaaaaaaataacattgacttttttttggcacaggaatCTCATTGTcatttcgaggtaattgtcagggtcgaattgaatttttttttttttgttaaaaacctCATAGTCTTTTGAAGTAattatcaaaaattattttggatttttctccctaAAAAAATAACTGTAACCCTTcttaattattttcgttcttttatTTAAGGTGTATTTGTTtgtttaaattatattatctattaattgagaaaatatttaaaaatttcttttaaaaaatattttatttttttataaattattactcCAACTtcaaatttaaacacaaaaaactAACGTCATAATCATTAATAACTACTTTTTCTACTATTGTGCACCCACTCACAAGTAATTTCTATCTCCTTCAATTTTTCATATTCAGCTTTTCACATTGCACATTGCACCATATTTTCCATGttcaacttttttttattctagtacttaagttttaaatttttaacattttataattatatatagctaaattttaaattaaaattttataatttaaaaatttaaattgttaattttcttaacaaaactaaataaaccaGTCCAATCTATctcataataatttaaattgaattaaattaaaaaatatattcaaatcgATATATAACAATCATCTAAAATAAATTGACCtagattgaaaaataaaattagactgatataatttaaataataaaaagttatatcaattttatttttttaattgatgcaAATCATActgcaaatattattttttcacatTGTTATGGTACAtgcatttcatttttaaataGATATATAAACATAACTAATCAAACGCACTATGTAGTAAAaagagaggaaaagaagaaagaaatatttttttaactttatttttttcttaattttttgaaatagaagagaaacaaaaaaaagaaaaaaaatgtctaGTATAGGTAATTAATTAACTGATAGTTTGTTAattgttacctagattatttctttatcaataataggtttaccattgtaattattttttagtgagagtacataaaaagtacatagtatataaggtgtaataactcaacaaatatttttttaaggagattttttattttctctaacaatgagaagaacttatttatctccctctcttaatcccttctggttcatcaaaccatcaacatcacggcttgaacagcttagggcatgagattttcttcatgGTGTGGTGAGCATGGAGAGCAACCAAGCTGtgaatcaaattattaaaaaaaaaagaggttgtGAATTGAGATCAATCCAATTTTGCCATTTTCTTTTTATCCCTAATTTTTCTTTCGACATTTTCTTACTCCCATTCTTACCTCTTCCTTCAAACTCATCcaatagagtttgatgagaggCTATTTTGCAAGATTCTTTCTTGGTGAACATAGTTGTTCCGATCAACGAGTTGGAAGGAAAAAGATCTGAATCCCTATTACTCtgtgattcattgatttctcaaaatggcAAACATGGCAAACACATCCTCCCATTGCAGAGGTCGTGGAGGTGCTTGCTCTCATTACAACAAGCAAGGCCACACAGAAGATGTATGCTATAAGAAGCATGGGTACTCCTCCCATTTCTATCAATGGCAGCAACATAACACTACCATCAATCACGTGATCACTGAGGGGCATGATGATATACTCAGTGATAAACAATTCCAGCTCAATTGTCTCCAAGAGAACACTGGAATATCAAGATCTGGATTCACTCCAGAGCAAAGATTTGCCTTGTTAGAGTTGATCAAAGACAAAAGTGTGCAGCAACAACCTCATAATGCAAATCAAATTTTGACTAATTCCATTCAAACTTCCACTCCAGGTAAAACCATTGCATTACATTTTAATGCAAGAATTATGAGCATTATCACTCCAAAATCTGCACTATGGGTCATTGATTCCGGTGCAACAGATCATGTGACTTTTGACTTAAAAGATTTTGTAAGTTTTCAAAATATTGATCCAATcaatgtgatattgccaaatgggaccaaaactgttagcaccatcattggcacaatcacattctctaaatttttttttcaaaaatattttatacattccTTCTTTTGGTTTCAAACTGATATCTGTGTCAAAGTTAACCTCAAACTTACATTGTCAACTGTTAATCAATGATAAGTGTTGTGAGATACAAGATAGATCCACATAAAAAATGATTGGCATTGCTGAGTGTATAGAAGGGTTATATACAATGAGTAGAGAACCAGAATTCTCTCACTTTCCCCCTCTTCCAACAAAGCAAGCTTCATTGGCGGAAACTACAACTACTACTCATTCCACTACACCTTCACACAGTGAGCACAACAACATTTGGCATCTTAAATTAGGACACATACCTATGTATAAATTGATTTTTCTGAAGAAGTATTATCCTTTTATAGATTGTATTGCTTCAAAATTTCCttgtgattcatgtcattttgcaaaacaaaagaaattatcttttaatcttagtacaactaaaataaaagattattttGACTTAGTTCATATGGATATCTGGGGTCCTATTTCTGTCCCTTCCAATGAAGGACATAGGTATTTTTTGACTATGGTGGATGGCAAGAGCAAATtcacttggattttttttatgaaaactaaATCTGAAGCATTacaattggttattaattttgtgaattttgtcagAGTACAATTTGAAAAATAAGTTAAGTGTATAAGGACTGACAATGGGCCAGAGTTCACTCAAATCCTTTTTTGCATCAACTGAAATTTTACACCAAACTTCTTGTGTAGAAACACCAGAGCAAAACGGAATTGTAGAGAGAAAATACTAGCATATTTTAGGTGTTGCTAGAGCACTGCTATTTCAATCAGGAATTCCACATTGTTTTTGACAATACGCAGTTGCTCACGCCATTCATCTAATTAATATGCTGCCCAGCACTAACCTGGATAATGCTAGTCCTTATAAGCTTTTGTATGGTAACTTACCTGACCTTTCATATTTAAGAGTATTTGGTTCTCTTGCATATGCCtccacattaacaaattcaagaacaaaattagacCCAAGAGCCAGAAAAACAGCTTTCTTGGTTTTAAATTAGGAATAAAGGGTTTTTgacttattgatttaaaatcaaaggaaattttcatatccagaaatgtaatttttttatgaaactcATTTTCCATTTTTACATTCCACTAGCACTGACATTTCTGTGGTACCCATTCGTACTCcacaatgcattgatctttttcaatATGATACACCATCCACACATCATTTGCAATCACCCACACATACTACACTCATAGATTCAAATGAACATTTCTCAAGTTTAATGCACTCACCAATTTTCTCACACACCATTGCACCCATTACCACACCACACACTAACAATGCACCTGCATCACAATACTCTGACATCACACATGACTGCATTACTAGAAAGTATGAAAGAGTCAAGAAACCGCCTGCTTATTTGAAGGACTATCATTGTATGACAACCCACACAGCTCACTCTAGCAACGTTGCCAACTCTAACTCTTTATATCCTATCTCACAACACTTGTCATATGATAAACTAACCCCAAAATATAAGTCACTTTCTCTAGCCATCACCTCAAATCAAGAACCTAGCACTTATAAGGAAGCGGCTGCACATGAATGTTGGAGAAAGGCAATACAAGTTGAATTGACAGCTCTAGATCAGAACAGAACTTGGTGTCTCACTGAACTCCCAAAAGACAAGAAGGCTGTGGGTTACAAATGGGTTTTTCGGGTAAAATTCAATCCTGATGGCACCATAGAGAGGCACAAAGCGATGCTAGTTGCAAAAGGATTCACTCAAGTGCAAGGAGTCAATTATGGTGATACTTTTAGTCCAGTTGTCAAAATGACTACCCTACGAGTAATGTTAGCATTAGCagcggcaaagaaatggcatttgaAATAGCTAGACGTCAACACTGCCTTCCTTCATGGAGATTTGGATAAGGAAGTTTATATGAAGATACCACCCGGTTTGGCTGTGTCACAACTAGGTTTGGTTTGTAAATTGCAAAAATCTCTATATGGGCTTAAGCAAGCAAGCAGGCAATGGAACATTAAGCTCACTCAGACTCTTGTGGATGCTGGTTATAAGCAGTTTTTTGATGATCATTCACTCTTCATCAAGAAACAATCTGAAAGCTTCACTGCCATTCTAGTATATGTTGATGACTTGGTTTTAACCGGGAATGACATTGGTGAAATTAATTCCATCAAGCAAGATTTggatgacaaattcaaaataaaggatcTTGGTGATCTCAAATACTTCTTGAGAATGGAAGTAGCACGCTCTAACTCTGGAATTCACATTTATCAGCGGAAGTACACTATGGACCTTCTCAGAGATTTtggttatctagattgcaagcCTCTCTCTACTCCATTTGATTATAGTCAGAAACTCTCAAAGGAATCAGGTACCATTTTAACAGACAACACTATTTACAGACAGCTCATCGGCCGACTCCTTTACCTCACAAACACTAGATCCGATATCTCTTATGCTGTGGGACGTTTGAGCCAATTTTTGGACTGTGCAACCACTTCTCACCTACAGGCTGCTTTTCGTGTACTCCGATATTTAAAAGACCGACCTGCAACtggtctcttcttctcctctacttCTAATTTGCATCTCACTGGATTTGCCGACGCTGACTGGGCTACCTGTGCCGATACTCATCGCTCCGTTTCTGGTTATTGCTTCATGCTTGGGAACTCGCTCATTAGTTGGAAGAGTAAGAAGCAAACCACAGTTGCCAAGTCCTCTGCATAAGCTGAATATAGGTCTCTTGCTGTTACCACTTGTGAAGCTAGTTGGTTATCTTTCTTAATGGATTTCATTGGCTTGCCGCTTCAAAAGTCTATCACTCTATTCTGTGACAACCAGTCAGCCATTCACATTGCCAATAATCCCATCTCTCATGAAAGAACTAAACACATTGAAGTGGACTGCCATATTGTTCGTGAAAAGCATTTGTCTGGTCTCATTCATCTTATGCCAGTTCGTTCCAAGGATCAACTTACTGATTTTCTTACCAAAGCTCTGCCATCGGGTCCTTTTCTTGCTAATGTTTCCAAGCTAGGATTGTTAGATTTACACAATTCTAGCTTGCGGGAgggtgttacctagattatttctttatcaataataggtttaccattgtaattattttttagtgagagtacataaaaagtacatagtatataaggtgtaataactcaacaaatatttttctaagggaatttttcattctctccaacaatgagaagaacttatttctctccctctcttaatcccttctggttcatcaaaccatcaacatcacagcttgaacagcttagggcatgagattttcttcattaatcataattaatctctggcaacggtgctaaaaacttgaTGCAGATTTTACAAATCACAAACTACAAGCAAGTGCACCAGAttgtatcaagtaataccaccAGTGAGTGGGTTATCATTTTTACGAGGATTAATGAATTAAGCAAGCAatgattcacttattattataGTTAGACAAGTGAAATTGAGAGTTTTGAATATCAAATATTAAAGAATGCAGATAGTAAATatgtgagaaaataatataagaagagagttaaggctttagagatgTTTATATTTCCGAATTAATAATTATTGTCATCTACTTTGATCATGCAAATATTTAATTCATAGCAAATCCTAGGTGATTGAATTCcaaattccttggtaattcaatctcttctaacctaatcaaccgccaattccttgatcaattaaTCATGTCAAAAGGTTAAGTCCAAATTCTGATTTATAAGAGAAACTCCAACGGTTACATTTTGGATCCCCTATTATTGTGTGTGTCAGAAAAAGAAAGGAACTAGCCGTTGAAGTGAAATGAGAAGGAGTTCCTTCTCTTGGATCGAGAAGAATGAGTCCCTCTAAAGAAGAGGGACTTGGATCTTTCAACAAATGTTTGACATGTAGctaataaaatttgtaaaaataataatttaaataattaaattaaatttaagttatttgataattataataattaattatattaaataattattcttctatttaagtaataatttatattaagaatgcatattaattatttaaataataattaatataaataattatattaaattaatattaaatattatttatgttgttatattaaattataattaattaaatttatttacataaaataataaacttaattattttaattaattaattaagtaagacCACAACagagactaaagttagttcctactaatggagaagagagagatactttgagttcctatttactgtttatgatgcAAAAGTTGATGTggatttactttttatgacaggtgggccataaataAGGACTGAAATGAGTTCCCTACTAGAGATGGTCTAAGACACACAATTTTAAAGAACCGAGAAATAATCTGATATATGTCACATATCaaattaaatccagataattgaagaattatgagaaaaggGTTTCAAGCTTTAATTCCAATGATGTAACTTTTTTAAGATTCAAAGGGATTCAATTTAGATTAGAGTTATTTTCCAATATACCTTAATccataggatgaagaacgaaactaaTTCTTGAATATAAATTAATGCATTAATCAAAGAGTAGAAGAACAAACaatattaatccatcaaaataaatagagctcccaACTTTAACAATGAATGTTTAGTTACCCATAGTGCAGAAAATTCAAATCATAATCTAATGTAAAACCTAAAACTAATGAAAGAATGAAAAATGGAAGAGAGAGGGGTTCCTTTCATAAAAAACGGCGCTGCTTCTTTTATATTAGCGTGAAATTGGGCTCTGAGCCATATTGCTGGCGTTTAGCACCACTTGGGTAGTGGCGTTTGGCACCAGTTTTGATGAAATTCATATCTCCTTGCTATCCATCTGGCATTTAGCGTTGGGACTCCCGTATGGAATGGTGAGTAGGACGCGGTTTGGCATTTAGCGCCACTTTTACGGCATTTAGCACCATGAGTCTAGAGAGTAATCATAGACTATTGTATTCAGAAAGATG is a window encoding:
- the LOC114926135 gene encoding uncharacterized protein produces the protein MLVRNQARIKITIREFYKNLYHQEESPFVSFRDGLVNLIAEEDVAALEVLPSFEEIKEVVWDCEPSRAPGSDEYNMNFIKKCWDEIGAEFMTVVLGKKEAAIIKLDFQKAYDKVKWQFVDIVLQKMGFGRRWREWVMECVGTSTMSVLINGSPTKPFKMDRGLRQGDSLSPFLFVLVVDILHRMIGEAVRNEEESIKNYKRLLRCFELMSGLSINFEKSSLIPINCDQLWVQSMCSLLGCKKAALSVKYLGIPLDANPRLEDSLLGICLVKLRFSEGEVSTTILGFNPKRLCHRDRELELLMKASATPMRVGTSESITRNLEAG